DNA sequence from the Halococcus salsus genome:
GACCGCGTTGACCGCGAGGATCGGGACGAGGATCGAGGCGAACGACTCGGCGACGACCCGTGCCCGGGAGACCGGCGTGGCGAGGAGGGTGTCCAGCCGCCCGCTCTCGACCCCGCCCGCGACGAGTGAAGCCGTAGTGTAGGCGAGGTAGAGCCCGAGCACCAGCACCCAGCCGAACTGGTAGAGCTCGACCGACAGCAGCCCGGCGAGGCTGTCGAGGCTCTCGATCCCGAAGCCGACGACCAGCTGGTCGGGATAGCTCTCCAGGATGGCGTCGAGGTCGACGTTCGTGAACGAGGGCGTGAGCGCCACGAACATCGTGCCGTAGAAACACGCCGCGGCGGTGATCGCGCCCGCCACGACGAGCCGGCGTTCGCCTTCGTAGCGTGCGACCTCAAGCATCTCCCTCACCGCCGTTCGGTGGCTCGACCTCGCCGTAGAACCGCATGAAGACGTCTTCGAGCGGTGCGTCGCCGATGTCGAGGTCGAGGACGTCGTAGCCAACGAGCCGATCGAGGAGCGCGTTGTAGTCGCCGGTGTAGGTGAACCGGACGGTGGTTCCTGTGCGACCGCCCGACGACTCTGCTTGGCCGTCGCCTTCGACATCGGCTTCACTTGTTCGTCCCCCGTCGGCCGACGCCCCCGTCACCGACCGGTCCGTGCCGACGACCTCGACGTCGTGGGCTCCATCGAGCGCGAACGCCGCCGGGTCGACGGACTCGCTCACCCGGACCGAGACCCGCTTGCCGCCGCGGTCGAGCAGGGTCTCGACCGTTTCGAGTTCGACGAGGGTCCCGTTCCGGATGATCCCCACGCGGTCGCAGATCTTCTGGACCTCGCTCAGGACGTGCGAGGAGAAGAAGAACGTCACGCCGCGGGCCTGCTCGTCGCGGACGAACTCGTAGAAGCGCTCCTGCATCAGCGGGTCGAGCCCCGACGTCGGCTCGTCCATGACGACGAGGTCGGGGTCGTGCATGAACGCGAGCACGATCGCGAGTTTGCGCTTGTTGCCCGTCGAGTACTCGCCGATCTTCCGCTCCATCGGCGGGTCGAACAGCTCCAACAGTTCCTCGCTCCGCTGGTCGCCCTTGAGTGAGGCCTGATATCGGAGGAACCGCTCGCCGGTGACGCGCTCGTCGAAGCCCATCTCCGCCGGGACGTAGCCGAGGTGGCGTTTGGCCTCGATCATCGCGGCCTCGTCGGTCACGTCGTGGCCGAGCACGGTCGCGCTCCCGCCCGTCGGCGATTGAAACCCCATCAGCGTCCGGATGGTGGTGGTCTTGCCCGCGCCGTTCGGGCCGAGAAATCCGAAGACCTCACCCTCGCGCACCGAGAACGAGAGGTCCTCGATCCCACGGGTCTCGCCGTAGTACTTCGTCAACCCCTCGGTTCGTAGTGCGGCCATAACGACACCCGATGGAACTACGCCGGAAAATTGCATGAAGCTGTCGGGACCCCTGCACGCGAACGGGAGCGAAAGAATCCTGTCGGTCGCGGTGGGAGGGTACGCATGACGGGGTTCGACGCGACGCGAGCCGCCGCCCGGGAGCGCGACGAGGCCGACCCGATCGCCGGGTTCGCCGACCGGTTCTCGCTCCCCGACCGGCTCTACTTCGACGGGAACTCGCTCGGGCCCGCCTCCGAGGACGCCCACCGGACGCTCGATCGCGTGGTCGAGGAGTGGCGCGAGCTCGGGATCGGGGGCTGGACCGACGCCGACCCGCCGTGGTTTCAATACGGTGAATTCCTCGGCGACCGGCTCGCGCCGCTGGTGGGTGCGGGTAGCGAGGAGGTCGTCGCCGCGAACGCCACCACGGTCAACATCCACACCCTCGTCGGGACGTTCCTCGATACCCGCGACGATCCAGTCGTGCTGATCGACGAGCTCAACTTCCCGACCGACGGCTACGCCGTCCGGGCACAGCTCCGCCAACGTGGGCTCGACCCCGAGACCCACCTCGTGGTGGTCGAGAGCGACGACGGGCGCACCATCGACGAGGCGCGCGTGGTCGCCGCGCTCGAAGCGAGGGATATCGACCTGGTCTTCCTGCCCTCCGTGCTCTACCGGAGCGGCCAGTTGCTCGATATCGAACGGCTCACCGCGGCCGCCCACCGCCACGACGCGCTCGTCGGCTTCGACCTCGCGCACTCCATCGGGGTCGTCCCCCACGATCTGTCAGCTCACGGCGTCGACTTCGCGGTGTGGTGTTCGTACAAGTACCTCAATGCGGGGCCGGGAGCCATCGCGGGTCTCTACGTCGACCGGGAGCACTTCGGGACGCCGCCGGCGCTCGCGGGCTGGTGGGGTCACGAGAAGGAGACGCAGTTCGAGATGAACCCTCGATTCACGCCCGCCGGGACCGCGGGCGCGTGGCAGGTCGGCACCGTCCCGATGCTGAGCGCCGCGCCGCTCGAAGGCGCGCTCGACCTCGTCCACGAGGCCGGGATCGACGCGATCCGTGAGAAGTCGCTCGCGCTCACCGACTACCTGATCGCGCTGGTCGATACCCGCCTCGACGACGAGTTCACCGTCGGCACGCCGCGCGAGCCGTCGCGCCGCGGCGGGCACGTCGCGCTCGAACACCCCGACGCCCGCGGGGTCGTCGCCGCGCTCGGTGCCCGCGACGCGGTGGTTGACTTCCGACCGCCGGATGTCGTCCGTGTCTGCCCCGCACCGCTGTACACGAGCTACACGGACGTCTGGCGGTTCGTCGACGTGCTCGAAGCCATCGTCGCGTCGGGTGCGCACACGGACGCCGACGTCGATGGCGAGGTGACGTAGCGCCTCACTCCAGAACGGTCATCCCGTCCCCGGCGGGTTCGACGTCGGTCGGACGAACCCGGACCGCGGCGGCGATCTCGGCGGGGAGCGACACCGTCTCCTCGCGTCCCTCGGGCAGCACGGTCACCATCCCGAACGGTGCGACCTCGCGGACTTCGAGCTCTGTCTCGGGTGTGAGGCCGGCGTCCGAGAGGTACGCCAGGATCTCGGGGTCGGTGTCGGCGACCTGGGTCACGACGGCGTGCTCGCCCTCGCCGTACTCCGAGAGCGGGTCGTCGTCGGCCCCGGTGTGTTCGAGGTCCGCGGTGGGGATCGGTGCGCCGTGTGGGTCGGCGGTCGGGTCGCCGAGCACCGCCGCGAGTTCGGTTTCGAGCCGCTCGCTGATGTGGTGTTCGAGGGTGTCGGCCTCGTCGTGGACCTCCGTCCAGTCGTAGCCCAGATGCTCGGCGAGGAAGAGTTCGAGCAGTCGGTGGTGGCGGATGGTTTCGAGCGCGATCAGGTCGCCCTCCTCGGTGAGGCGGACGCCCTTGTACTCCTCGCGCTCGACCAGCCCGTGGCCTTCGAGGCGCTTCATCGTCGCCGTCACGGTCGGCGGCGTGACGTCGAGCGCGTCCGCGATGGCCGACGTCGGCACCGGCTCGTCGCCGTCGGCGAGCTGATAGACCGTTTTGAGGTAGTCCTCGGCCGTCGCGCTCGGCATACCTGTTCTACCTCATCGACCTACAAAATCGTTGCGTCGGCCCTCGATCTCGGCCTCGGGACCGCTGGAAGAAGTTTAAGCGCAGGCGGTAGGGGTGTGCTGGGCGTCGGTCTCGCCGGCCACGTCCATGAGCTCGTGGTAGCGGTTCCGGATCGTGACGTTGCTGACCTCCGCGACCTCGCTGACCTCGTCCTGGGTGAGCTTGCGGTTGGTGAGGATGCCGGCGGCGTAGAGCGCCGCCCCCGCGAGTCCGACGGGACTCTTCCCGGAGTGGATCGCCTGCTCCTCGGCGGTGGTGAGGAGTTCGCGTGCGCGTCGCTCGGTCTCCTCGTCCACGTCGAGGTCGGAGGCGAACCGCGAGAGGTACTGCTGGGGTTTCGGCGGGGCGATCTGGAGGTCGAGCTCCTGGTTGATGTAGCGGTAGGCCCGCTTGAACTCCATCTCGTCGACCCGCGAGACCGCGCCGACCTCCTCGACGCTTCGCGGGAGCCCCATCTGCCGGATCCCGGCGTAGAGCGCGCTGGTCGAGACGCCCTCGATCGAGCGCCCGGGCAGGAGGTTCTCCGAGAGCGCGCGACGGTAGATCACCGAGGCGGTCTCGCGAACGTCCTTCGGGACGCCGAGTGCGCTCGCCATCCGGTCGATCTCGCCGAGGGCCTGTTTGAGGTTGCGCTCCTTCGAGTTCCGGGTCCGGAACCGTTCGTCCCAGGTCCGGAGGCGCTGCATCTGCTGGCGCTTGCGCGAGCTCAGGGCGTTGCCGTAGGCGTCCTTGTTCTGCCAGCCGATCTGACTGGAGAGCCCCTTGTCGTGCATCATCTTCGTGGTGGGCGCGCCGGTGCGCTTCTTCTCGTTGCGCTCGGCGGCGTCGAACGCCCGCCACTCGGGCCCGTGGTCGATCTCGTTCTCGTCGACCACGAGACCGCACTCGGTACAGACGGTCTCGCCGTGTTCCGTATCGGAGACGAGCCGGCCACCACACTCCGGACAGACCTGTTCGGTCTCGTCGGTCGTGGTCTCCTCGACCGTCCCCTGGGTCGTTCGTTCGTTCGATTCGTGCGCTCGGATGCGTGTCGTGTTACCTTCCAATATCGTGTGGGTGAGCGGATGCTCGAATGGTGATGTTCGCTGGCGGTACAACGGGGGGTTTCTACAGTGTACGGTACGGGACTGAGCTATTTAAGGGATCCGGCCGTTTGCCGCCCGAAATCGGTATCGAGACGAGGTGAGACGACGATATCGGGTGTCGCGTCGACGGAAAAAGATCGGTACACGAACGGCGGCGACAGACCGGCGTGCGTTCCGCCGGTCTACGGGGGGCGCGAGCGTTTCCACGGCGCTCGTCGACCGGTCCGTCCGAATCCTGCGGAAACCAGTAGGTTGAGGTTCGGTCGGCGTCGAGCGGGTGTATGAGCCTCGAACGCGAGCACGACTGTCCCGACTGTGGCGAGCGACGGCAGTTCTATCGCGCCGCGAGCACGACGCTCCACCTCGGCGAGAAAGTGAAGTGGCGCTGTCCAGACTGTGGCTACGCGTTCGTCACCATCGGCGACGACATCAGCTCCGCGCCGGACCCGGCCTAACGACCGCCGACACCGAGTCACCCCGGCGACGAGCACGGCTCGCGGTCGGTAACAGATCTTTTTATACGCTGAGCACCAACGCCCGCCCAACGATGTACACGTGTGGTGTGGACGTACGTGCGGACGACGAGGAATGATACGGCCCTCGTTCGAACCCGTCGATACCGGCATCGCGGTCATGGACCCGATAGAGCGCCACCAGTACACGCTCTCGACGCCAACGCCGGTCACACCCGACCCCGCCGAGACGGAACCGTTCCGGTTCCCGGTCGAGACCGCCGTCTCGATCCAGACCAGCGCGTTCTCGCTGCCGAGCGTCGTCACGATACACGTTCGCGACGGGAACGGTACCCCGGTCCGGACGGCCGAACACTTCGCGGACGAGCACCTGCCCGAAGGGACCTACGGTATCGAACTGAACACGCCGGTGAAGCTCTACCTCATGGTCGAGGGGTCGGTGGACCTGACCGCCGACGCCGAACGGATGTCGATCGAGTTCGGCGAGGAAGTCGACGTACTGGTGGGCGCGCGCTCACACCACGACCGGCCGGCGGCGACGGTGACGACGACGTCGGACCCGGAGCACATGATGCAAGCGATTTCGACGTTCGGCTCGGCACTCAAGACGACCTCGCCCGAGCGCTCGTATCCCACGCTTCGAGGCCACCCGCCCACGGTCGAACTCGGCGAGGAACTCGACCTCGCGGGGCTCGAACCGCCCGACACCGGCGTGATGATCGAGGTACCCCCCGACCTCCGGTCGGTGTTCGTGGTCGCGCCGCTGGCGTACTACCTCGGTGCGCGGGTGGTTCCGGGCGACCCGCCCCGAATCCGGACCGAGACGGGGTTCGACTACTCCTTGGACGGTCCCGCCGGCTTCGAGACCACCGTCGAACGCACCCTCAAGCGCGCCTTCTTCCTCGACTGTCTCACCAGAACGGAGGGGTTGTACCCCGTGGCGCTCCACGAGCGGTCGGCGCTGGAGTCGACGCTAGGGCTCGATTTCGGGGCGCTCTACGACCGTCCGCTGGCGGCCCGGCTCGAAGCCGCCCTCGATATCCCTTTCGAGACCATCGAACCACACCTTCCCCAGTGGAAGCTCACCGCCCACGTCGAGCCCACGCCCGACAGCGTCGAGATGCTCCCCTTCCTCGTCGACGACCTCGCCGTCGTTCGCTGTAGCGAGACGGAGGCGACCGCGGACCAAGCCGAACCCGTTCCGGCCGACGGCCGGACGACCGACCGTTCCGGCGTGGTCGGCGCGTTCACCCGGAGCACGAGCCGTGGCGAACCGGCTCGGCACACCGCCCGAACGCGGTTCGTGAAACCCGACGCCGGCACGTCGCTCGAACAGACGTGGGTCGGCGACGGCACGCCGCTGGGTGCGAGCAAGGCCACGGTCGAGGCCTACCGGAACCGCCTCGACCGCACGCCGACCGAGGGCGACATCACCGTGCGGGTGGTCTGTAACGACCCCGCGATGGACGAGGAGCGGGGCTTGGTCGATACGATCTACGGCGACCGCGACCTCCCGTTCGACGTCGCCGTCGAGCGCGACCTCACCATCCGCGAGCTCCGGGACCTCCTCGCGGAACGGACCGACTTCCTCCACTACGTCGGCCACGTGGACGACGGCGGCTTCGAGTGCGTCGACGGCACCCTCGACGCCGCGACGCTGGATTCGGTCGGGGTCGACGCCTTCCTGCTCAACGCCTGCCAGTCCTACGAACAGGGGATGAGCCTGATCCGGAAGGGCTCCATCGGCGGCATCGTCACCCTCGCCGACGTGCTCAACGCCGAGGCCGTCACGATGGG
Encoded proteins:
- a CDS encoding transcription initiation factor IIB is translated as MEGNTTRIRAHESNERTTQGTVEETTTDETEQVCPECGGRLVSDTEHGETVCTECGLVVDENEIDHGPEWRAFDAAERNEKKRTGAPTTKMMHDKGLSSQIGWQNKDAYGNALSSRKRQQMQRLRTWDERFRTRNSKERNLKQALGEIDRMASALGVPKDVRETASVIYRRALSENLLPGRSIEGVSTSALYAGIRQMGLPRSVEEVGAVSRVDEMEFKRAYRYINQELDLQIAPPKPQQYLSRFASDLDVDEETERRARELLTTAEEQAIHSGKSPVGLAGAALYAAGILTNRKLTQDEVSEVAEVSNVTIRNRYHELMDVAGETDAQHTPTACA
- the kynU gene encoding kynureninase — translated: MTGFDATRAAARERDEADPIAGFADRFSLPDRLYFDGNSLGPASEDAHRTLDRVVEEWRELGIGGWTDADPPWFQYGEFLGDRLAPLVGAGSEEVVAANATTVNIHTLVGTFLDTRDDPVVLIDELNFPTDGYAVRAQLRQRGLDPETHLVVVESDDGRTIDEARVVAALEARDIDLVFLPSVLYRSGQLLDIERLTAAAHRHDALVGFDLAHSIGVVPHDLSAHGVDFAVWCSYKYLNAGPGAIAGLYVDREHFGTPPALAGWWGHEKETQFEMNPRFTPAGTAGAWQVGTVPMLSAAPLEGALDLVHEAGIDAIREKSLALTDYLIALVDTRLDDEFTVGTPREPSRRGGHVALEHPDARGVVAALGARDAVVDFRPPDVVRVCPAPLYTSYTDVWRFVDVLEAIVASGAHTDADVDGEVT
- a CDS encoding metal-dependent transcriptional regulator — translated: MPSATAEDYLKTVYQLADGDEPVPTSAIADALDVTPPTVTATMKRLEGHGLVEREEYKGVRLTEEGDLIALETIRHHRLLELFLAEHLGYDWTEVHDEADTLEHHISERLETELAAVLGDPTADPHGAPIPTADLEHTGADDDPLSEYGEGEHAVVTQVADTDPEILAYLSDAGLTPETELEVREVAPFGMVTVLPEGREETVSLPAEIAAAVRVRPTDVEPAGDGMTVLE
- a CDS encoding ABC transporter permease subunit — encoded protein: MLEVARYEGERRLVVAGAITAAACFYGTMFVALTPSFTNVDLDAILESYPDQLVVGFGIESLDSLAGLLSVELYQFGWVLVLGLYLAYTTASLVAGGVESGRLDTLLATPVSRARVVAESFASILVPILAVNAVTPVVIYVGGWLIDDPVNTQNLIALHVLAVPYLLCCAAIGLAFSVFLPEERLAQRGAVGALVVAFLARTLVTGTDYAVVERFTPMHYFDPSAILLDGTYDLGGAAVLLAATLVLVVASQLRFRRMDLG
- a CDS encoding ABC transporter ATP-binding protein; protein product: MAALRTEGLTKYYGETRGIEDLSFSVREGEVFGFLGPNGAGKTTTIRTLMGFQSPTGGSATVLGHDVTDEAAMIEAKRHLGYVPAEMGFDERVTGERFLRYQASLKGDQRSEELLELFDPPMERKIGEYSTGNKRKLAIVLAFMHDPDLVVMDEPTSGLDPLMQERFYEFVRDEQARGVTFFFSSHVLSEVQKICDRVGIIRNGTLVELETVETLLDRGGKRVSVRVSESVDPAAFALDGAHDVEVVGTDRSVTGASADGGRTSEADVEGDGQAESSGGRTGTTVRFTYTGDYNALLDRLVGYDVLDLDIGDAPLEDVFMRFYGEVEPPNGGEGDA